In a single window of the Elaeis guineensis isolate ETL-2024a chromosome 4, EG11, whole genome shotgun sequence genome:
- the LOC105042727 gene encoding NADH dehydrogenase [ubiquinone] 1 beta subcomplex subunit 7: MAEEEVKLGSSKPMIATQEEMVEARVPIPYRDQCAHLLIPLNKCRVAEFYLPWKCESERHSYEKCEYELVMERMLQMQKIRELEEKKKAAKLQGKSPIPLIPSTANA; the protein is encoded by the coding sequence ATGGCGGAGGAAGAGGTGAAACTGGGATCGTCGAAGCCTATGATCGCAACGCAGGAGGAGATGGTGGAGGCCCGCGTGCCCATTCCCTACCGCGACCAGTGCGCCCATCTCCTCATCCCCCTCAACAAGTGCCGCGTCGCCGAGTTCTACCTCCCCTGGAAGTGCGAATCCGAGCGCCACTCCTACGAGAAGTGCGAGTACGAGCTCGTCATGGAGCGCATGCTCCAGATGCAAAAGATCCGCGAGctcgaagagaagaagaaggccgcCAAGCTCCAGGGCAAATCCCCCATCCCCCTCATCCCCTCCACCGCCAATGCCTGA